The genomic window TGGGTAAGCTTCTCTGTAAAACCTCACCTTGTCCGATTTGGAAAGGAATTCGTGAACAACCTGTTTTAAGACCCCCTTTCCTATGCCGTGCACCACCCTAACACTTTTATGTCCCGCTGCGTAAGCCTCCTCTATGAACTTTTCAAGTTCCAAAAGAGCTGTATTTGCGTCCATACCTATAAGGTTTATCTCAGTCCTTGCCAATGTACCCTTAGGCACCTGAGGCTCCTTCTTACCAGGAGTTTTCTTGAGCTTGATGAGTGAGTCAATGTCAATCCAGATTCTCATACCCTCAAGGTTAACGTAAGCTTTCCCCTCCTTTATCTGGGAAACCCTTCCCTTCTTGCCCATAAACTCAACCATGTCCCCAACTTTTATCTCTTCCTTTTCTTCTCTGGGCATAAAGAGTTTTAACTGTTTCTCTTGCTCCCTGATAAAGTCCTCAAGCTCTTCCTTAGTTTTTGCCTTTTTGAGGACTTCCTGCCCTTCGTTTATCAGCTTTCTTAAATACTCCTTAGCCTCCTTATAAGCTTCCTTCCAGCCTCTCCTTTTAAATTCCATATACTCTCTGTATAGTTCTTCATACTTCTCCTTCTCCTTACTGAGTTCTTCCTTGAGATTTTCAAGTTCTTCCAGTTTCTCCTCGTATTCCCTCGTGTAATCGGAGAGCTTCTCCATTGCGCTCATGTATTCCCTGCCCTCCGCTTTAATGCTTGATTTTGCAATTTCTATGACTTCCTCGGGAATCCCGCATCTGCTTGCAACCTCAAAAGCCATGCTCTCCCCTATGGTGTTGTAGGCGATTTTGTATAGGGGCTTTAGGGTTTCTCTATCAAAGAGGACACTCCCTGGAACGAAGTAGTCAGAATTTACCGCGTAGACTTTTATAGGCGTGTGATGGGTATTGGCGAAAACCCAAGCTCCTCGCTTCTTCAGATACTCCAGTATTCCTATGCCTAAGGCTGAGCCCTCTACAGGGTCTGTTCCCGCTCCAAGTTCATCCAGGAGCACGAGGGTGTTTTCATCGCTGTTTGGTAGGAACTGGGCTATATTCGTCATATGGGATGAGAAAGTTGAAAGGTTCTGCTCTATGCTTTGCTCATCTCCGATATCTGCAAAAACCCTCTGAAAAACTCTCAGAATGCTCCCCTCTTGTACAGGGACCGGTATGGCGCTCTGAACCATAAGGGTAACTAAACCTAAGGTTTTTAAAGCTACCGTTTTGCCTCCGGTGTTGGGACCTGTAAGTATGAGCCCCTTCTTCTCTTTGATGACTATGTTCACCGGAACGGTATCTGGGTTTATCAGAGCAAGGATAGGATGTTTTACTTCTTTCAATTCAATATGTCCAGCTAACTGGGGAAACTTACCCCCGATGGCTTCCGCAAATTTCCTTTTTGCCTGAAGCAGGTCAATCTTCACGAGGGTTTCAAAGCTCTCTTCTATTTTGGGAGCGAAATCCCCTACGTAAGAGGTTATCCTTCTGAGTACCTTTATAGTTTCCTCCTCTTCCCTCGCTTTCAACTCTGTGAGCTTGTTGTTCAACTGAATTACAAACTGGGGTTCAACATAGGTTGTGTAACCGGAAGAGGAGGTGCCATGGATTATGCCAAATATCTTTTTAACCTGAGAGCTTTTCACAGGAACAACGTAACGGTTATTCCGGAGAGTTATTATCCTGTCAGTGAATACCTTGTCCGCATCTGGTCTCCTCAATAGGCTCTCAAGCCTGTCCATTATCTCCTTTTCCAGACCCCTTATGCTTTTTCTAAGGTTAAAGAGCTCCTCGCTTGCCTCATCTTTAACGAAACCCCTTCTGTCAATCGTAGACTCTATAAGGTTCTCCAGTGAGGAGAATAGGTGTAGCCTCCTTGAAAGTCTTCTCAACGGGACTTTGTTTTCCGCTTCGCTCCCTATAACCTTCCTAACTTCCTTTATGAGTTTCAAAGTGTTCTGGAGTTTTAGTAGTTCCTCAACACTGAGGGACGCCCCCTCAATTCTTGACCTCTTAAGAAGCTCCCTTATATCCTCAAAGTTATAGAGAGTCAGCCCATCAACTTGGGTGAAGCTGTTGAAAAGCTCTATCTCAGAATTGATCTCCTCCAGGGAAGTCATAGGACTTAAATTCTCTATCACCTCATTGGTTGCGGGAGAGTTGGTAAATTCCTTTAACTTCTCTTTAACTTTGTGGAACTCAAGCTTCTGTAAGTCCTGCTCTCTCATAGATTCAGTACATCAAACATGGTGTACATACCGGGTTTTTTACCCTTTATCCATTTTGCTGCTTCAAGAGCTCCCTTTGCAAAGGTGTCCCTGGAACTTGCCCTGTGGGTTAACTCTATCCTCTCTCCAAAACCAAGAAAGTAAACGGTATGGTCTCCAACAACATCGCCTCCCCTTACAGCAAAAACACCGAGCTCCCCCTCTTTCCTGGGTGATTCTCCTTCTCTTCCGTAAATGACCTCGTCCAGTCGTGCGCTTTCTTTGAGTATCTGTGCAAGTTTGACAGCCGTTCCGCTCGGTGCATCCTTCTTGAATCTGTGATGTATCTCTACAACCTCTACATCAAAGTTTTTGTCTTTTAAAACCCTTGCAGCAGTCTCAACGAGCTTGAACAGGAGATTTACCCCAAGGCTCATATTGGGGGAAAACAAAACTGGAGCGGTTTTGGATGCCTCCTCTATCTCGGATAGCTCCTGGGAGGTAAATCCTGTCGTGCCTATCACCACAGCTTTTCCGTCAAGGGTTGCAAGCTTGGTATGTCCTACCGCTGCTGTCGTATTACCCGAAAATTCTATCACCACGTCGCAGGAAGGTAAAAGCTCTTCCAGTCTGCTTGTAAGTGGGACACCCTTGAGCTCTGCTTGCCCGATTGCCTCTCCCAGGTCAATGGAGGGTATACAGTCAGGATGCTCAACTCCTCCAACCACTCTCACCTCTTGGTCCTGCAGGGAAAGCTCTATTATACGCCTTCCCATACGACCGAGAGCTCCACAAACAACTATCCTTGTGCTCATTCTTCCTCCCCGAATATCATACCCTCAAGCTCACTGACTGCTTCTTCAGCCTGGTCCGGAGGGACGACCGAGGGATACAGTGCAACCTTCACCCCTTCCTTGAAGAGGAACTTTGCCACCAGGTCCTGGAGCTTTTCCATCTCCTCAGGGGTTAAGTCATCCCTGATGCTCTCCTCAATAGGCCTGTTGGTTACAAAGAAACCCACCAAACTGAATGGAACTGCAACATACTGCTCTTCCATAGCTCACCTCACAACCAGTTTTTAGTAATAATATCATCTACATGCGTAAAAGAGTTAAGTTAATCAAATTCAAACTTATCCTTGCCCTTATGCCAGTGATAGTGCTGCTGACGAGGATTCTTGCAAGGACTATACGCTGGAAGAAGAGGTACGACTTTGATAAGGATAGGGGAACTATATATGCAATATGGCATGGACAGGCTCTTGCCCTTGCTATGTTCGGGATGGACAGAGGTATATACACCCTTGCAAGCAGGTTCAGGGATGGGGAGATAGCAACCGCGCTCTTGAAAGGTCTGGGTTTCAACGTGGTGAGGGGTTCAACTGAAGAAGGGAAAGTTGAAAAGGGGGGCAGGACAGGAACCCTCAAGCTTATAGATGCCCTAAAGAGAGGTAAAAATGTTGCTATAACCGTTGATGGTCCTAAAGGTCCTGCCTTCAAGGTGAAAAAAGGTGTTGTTTTCCTTGCTCAGAAAACCGGGGCGAAGATAATACCAGCCGTAGTCAAATTTGAGCGTGCCAAGATTCTGAACTCTTGGGACAGGTTTACGATTCCCTACCCTTTCACGAAGGGTGTGGTTGTCATCGGAATGCCAATAGAGGTTAAGGAAGGAGATGACCTTGAGCTTAAGAGGCTTGAGTTAGAAAAGGCTCTCTCTGGGCTTTCTTCTTCGGAGGTTTCTTTTTAGGTGGATAGAATATGTCCGCTACTCTTGGAGCAATCACAAACAGGAAGCTACCTATTAAAGCCGTTGCGAAGATAAAGGGTATAGATAAGATTTTGACAGAGGGTTCTAGAGAAGCTATCACAACAGAGAATTCACCTCGCGGGACAAAAGAGAGAGAAGTTCTGAGTCTGGTTTTCTTCTTCATTCCGTAAAGGTAAGCGGCAAGGTAAGTTGATATAACTTTAAGGACTATACCCAGGGCTATAAGCAGCAGGACAAACCTCAGGTCTTGAGGAAGTGAGAGAGAACTCTCATAGGCAAAGAAGAAGAAAAAGATACCTATGGATAGCTCCTTTAGAGCAGAGAGGTGGTGCTCAATGCTTTCCATCACTCTGGTCTCTGGAACAAGCACACCTAAAAGAAAAGCTCCCAAGGCTTCTGAAAGCCCAGCCTCCTTAAAGGAAACACCTATAACCATTATCAGACCAAGGAGGAAGAACACAAAGCTTTCCTCCTCGGATACTCTGTCAAGCCAGGGTTGAATCTTAGGCATGAGGAGCTTGTAAAACAGATAAAAAACCGTTAAAACCAGGACTATTTTAAAAAGACTTATGGGCAACGTTCCCGGGTCAACACTTCCAAACTCCACAACGGGAATAAGGACAGAGAGGAGTATTATCGCAACCAGGTCTTCAAATATGAGAATTCCAATGAGTAGTTCTGCCTCTGGAGAAGCCAACCTTTTAAAATCCATAAGTAGTTTTGCAACTATGGAGGTGCTGGAGGGGTAAAAGACCCCCGCTATCAGCAGTGAGAGTATCGGGTCAAAACCGAACATTAAGGAGAGGAGGAAGACGGGAAAGAAATTAAAAAGAAGGTCAACCACACCCGGCTTCCATATAGAGACCATGTTTCTGAGCCTTTCAAAGGAATATTCAAGACCTATGAAGAAGAACAGGAGTATTATGCCCGCCTCTTTAAAGAGCTCTATTAACCGTGTGCTTTCAGGGTGCACCCAGAACTTGGCTAAAAAGCCTACAAGTAGATAGGAGATTATCGGAGGTACCCTTACCTTCTTTAGGATATAGGCAGACAGAAACATTATTATGAAGAGTAGATTTATCTGTATGAAGGTTAGAGAATGCTCCATAGTTCAGGTGTAACACTCGCCGCAGTATTCAAGGAAGCTATTTATGTGCTGTCTTGTCCCCACAACTACAAGGGTGTCTCCAGGCTTTATAACGGTATCATATGGGTCTGGACTGACTATCATATCCTCTCCCCTTATTATTGCAACTATTGAGGCTTTTGTCTTCTTCCTTATCTGGGCTTCGGCTATAGTCTTATTCACAAGGTTTGAGCCTTCTCCCACCCTGACCCACTCCATGACCATCTCCTTCATTATGAGCTCCATCTTCTCCGGAGCTACGGGTTGATAGGTAGTGCCAGCGAGTAAAAAGCCCAAATCCTTAGCTTCATCCTCGGTAAGGGATATTACGCAGGTGGGCTCCTCTTCCTCCTGCTCTATTATGTAAAGCTCTCTTCTGCCGGTGTTGTGAATTATAAGGGTAAGTTCTCCACCGTCTTCAAGTTCAAGGGTGTACCTCTTCCCCACCCCCGGTAAGTCAGTTTCCCTAAACCTCATTGAACCTCACTCCACCCAGTAGTTTGGAGCTTCCCTTGTTATCTGAACGTCATGAACGTGAGACTCTCTGTATCCTGCCCATGTGATCCTGACAAACTTCGCCTTTTCTTGAAGCTCCTTAACGCTTCTGCACCCCGTGTAACCCATTCCGGACCTCAGCCCACCAACGAGCTGATATATAACATCGCTCAACTTCCCTTTGTAGGGAACCCTTCCTTCTATACCTTCCGGAACAAACTTCTCAAGCTTGTCCTGTCCGTATCTGTCTGAAGACAGCCTCGTTACCATTGCACCCAAAGAACCCATGCCCCTGTAAACCTTGTAGGCTCTTCCCTGATAGTATATGGTTTCACCAGGGGCTTCCTCAGTGCCTGCCAAGAGGTTTCCCAGCATAACCACATTTGCACCAGCCGCCAAAGCCTTAACGATGTCTCCGGAGTACCTGATACCTCCATCTGCTATTACAGGTATGTCCTCATCCTTTGCGACGCTGTAAGCTTCCATTATAGCTGTAATTTGGGGAACGCCCACACCTGCAACTACACGGGTTGTACATATGGAACCCGGTCCAACACCTATCTTAACTGCATCTGCCCCGGCTTCTATCAGTGCCTTTGTACCCTCTGCGGTTGCAACGTTTCCAGCAACAACCTGCAGGTCCGGAAATTGAGCTTTCACCTTCTTAACTGTATCAAGCACCCTCTTGGAGTGTCCGTGGGCTGTATCAACTACTATAAGGTCAACGCCGGCTTCCGCCAGAGCCGACACCCTATCAATAATATCCTCGCCCGTTCCAACGGCAGCACCGACACGGAGCCTTCCTATTTCGTCCTTGCATGCGTTCGGATATTTTTTCCTCTTGACTATGTCTTTTATGGTTATAAGTCCCTTTATCCTTCCTTCCCTGTCAACTATAGGGAGCTTTTCAACCTTAAATCTTTGAAGTATATCCGTAGCCTCCTCTAAGGTAATTCCCTCCTGAGCTGTAACCAGATTGTCCTTGGTCATGAAAAGGGATACCGGTTTATCGTAATCTGTGGCTTTTATAAACCTCAGGTCTCTGTTCGTCAATATACCAACAAGCTTGTTTTGTTCATCAACGACTGGAACACCAGATATCTTGTACCTTTCCATTATGTCAAGAGCCTCTCTCACCGTTGCCTCTGGTTTCACAGTGACTGGGTTAAGTATCATTCCGCTTTCAGATTTCTTGACCTTCTCCACCTCTCTCGCCTGTTCCTTTATAGGCATGTTTCTGTGGATAATACCCATACCTCCTTCACGGGCAAGGGCTATGGCAAGACGTGCCTCCGTAACGGTGTCCATAGCCGCAGAAACTATGGGTATGTTAAGTTTTATCTTCTTGGTTATGTATGTAGAAACATCTACCTCGTGAGGTAAGACTTCCGAGTAATCAGGAACCAGCAGTACATCATCAAAGGTCAAGCCTTCTTTTATTAGTTTTTCAACCTCTACCATATAAATATTATACAAATCTGATGGTTTTATCACACATCCTGCCGGAAAGGCTATTAACAGACACCCCTCAACTCAAGCAAAAGTTCGTAGATAAGCTTTCCAGGGATATTCAGAGCCTGCTCTATATGCTGGTCAGAAAGTTCCTCAAGGGTTCTAAAGTAGTGATAGAGCTCAAAGAGCTCGTATATACAGCAGTAAAGCTCCCTCTCTAAGTCTTCAAGGTCTTGTTTTACTTCTTCCTTCTGTTTACCAGGGCTCAGGTTTTCGTAAGTTTCTCTGTAGGCTTTAATCTCTTCAACAAGCTCCTTTATGTAACTCTTCATCTTCTTGTGATAGTCCTCTATCTTCTCTGGCAAGATGTCCGTTATCCTTTTCTCCTCTCTCTCGGCAAGTTTCTTGTAGAGTTCTTTCAGCTCCGCATGTTCTTTGATTTTCTCTATACAGGGTCCGACACACTCAAGTATCGTTCTCTTCTCCTCCATAGCTTCCCTCCAAAGATTAAGATAATTCATATCTCTTCAGAATCCACAATTATGGTTACGGGACCCCAGTTCCTTATAAACACATCCATCATAGCTCCAAAGATGCCTGTTTCAACCCTCACACCCTCTCTTCTCAGCCTCTCAACAAACCTGTTGTAAAGCTCCTCCGCCCTGGCAGGCTCCTCCGCAAGCTCAAAACTTGGTCTCCTCCCCTTCTTTACATTCGCATACAGCGTAAATTGAGACACCACAAGAGCCTCACCACCTATGTCAAGCAAGGAGTGCTGGAATTTACCGCTCTCGTCTTCAAATATGCGGAGGTTGACTATCTTACGAACGAGCTTTTCTATGTCTTCTTCGCTATCTCCTTTCTTTACACCGAGCAATATGTTTAAGCCCTTCCCTATCCTTCCAACAACTCTGTCGTTAACCTTGACGAAAGATTCTTCAACTCTTTGCACTACCGCTTTCATGGAAGAAGATTATAATTTTTATACAACCATAAGATGGGAGGGAAAGGATGGAAGACCAAGAGCTCAGGCTGGAAGAACTCTACGAACTTATAGAGGAGGTAGATTCAGTTAAGAATCCCACGTGGAGGGAAGTAGAGGACTTAAACTACAGACTGAGGAAATTCCTTGAAGCTCTGCTGATAAGGACTAAGTACGATTATGAACTTCTTGACCTTTACTACAGGGTAGGGGAGAACTATGAGGAGATAAAGGGAAACCCTTCAAGAGGCTTAAAAACTATAAGGGAAATACTCATATCAGTAGTAAGAAAGCTTGAAGGCGAATAGTTTCACTTTAGGTTCCAGATTATTATCTTCCCCCTATCGTCTCCCGATACAAGCTTTTTACCGTCCGGGGAGAAGCGTAGCCTGGTTACGGACCCCTTATGTCCCTTCAACGTTCCAACGAGTGCGAAGGTCTTAGCATCCCACAGCTTTATAACAGAATCAAACCCAGCGGTTGCTATGAGGTCCCCTTTAGGAGAGTAGTGAACAGTGTAAACAGCCCCTTCATGGGCTTTGATTTTAAACAAACCCTGCCTTTTCACCACGTCCCATACTATCAGGTAACCGTCGTTACCAACGGACACGAGCTTCTCTCCATCAGGGGAGAAGGAAAGGTCATAAACAAAATCTTCATGCCCCTCCAAAACCACGGAGGAGCCGTCAGGGTACCACAATCTTACCGTCGTATCCTTGCTGGCTGAAGCGAACAGGTCCTGGGTGGGGGAAAAATCTATGGAGAATATCCAACCACTATGCCCCTCTACTTTCTTTATAAGTTCCCAGTTTACGGCATCCCATAATCTTATCTCCCACAGGTCATCACCCGAGGCAAGTCTTTTGCCGTACCTTGAGAAAGAGAGAGCCCTCACGTACTCTTCGTGACCTTTCAGAGTTTTCACAAGTTCCCCGTTAGGAAGTCTCCATATCTTTACAGTTCTGTCGTCTCCAGCGGAGGCTATAAAACCCCTTTTGTTTATTGCCACTGATAACACCTGCCCTTTGTGACTTTTTATCTCAAGTACCTTCTTGCCGGACAGGTCCCATACGCGAATGTATCCGTCATCACCGCAACTGACAAAGAACTTCCCGGCAAGGTCAAGGTCTCTGACCGCCCCCCGATGGGCATTTATCACCGTTTGAGCGAATGAGAATAAGACAACAACCAGGAGTATAAAAACGCTTATACCCATACCTACCCCCTTTATATTGAAGATAGTAAAATATGAAAACTATGAAGGTGCAAGAAAAGGTAAAAGTTTCCATAGAAGGAAAAGAGTATGAAGTAGAGAAAGGAACTCCCCTCGGGGAAGTGTTTAGCCTCGCTGGAATAAAGGATGCCCTTGGAGGAAAATTAGGGGGGCGCATAATGGACCTCCAGACACCTATAAAGGATGGTGGAGAGATTACCCCAATATATAAGGATGACCCGGAGAGTCTTGAGATAATGAGGCATTCCCTTGCCCATATTATGGCTCAGGCTCTCAAAGAGCTTTATGGTGTTGATAGGGTGCATCTGGGTGTTGGTCCAACTACTGAGGAAGGTTTTTATTACGACGTTGAGGTTGAAGGGCATAGGATAACCGAAGAAGACCTTCCCAAGATAGAAGAAAAGATGAAAGAGATAATAAGCAGGGACTATCCTATCCTCAGAAAGGAGCTCCAGAGGGAAGAGGCGATAAAACTCTTTGAGCAGCTAAAGGAAAAGTACAAGATAGATATAATCCAGAGGATACCTCCTGACGATGTTATATCAGTTTACGAGCAGGGAGATTTCATAGACCTATGCAGGGGTCCTCACCTGCCCTCAACAGGTAAAGCCGGAGCCTTTAAGCTTACCTCCATTTCAGGAGCTTATTGGCTCGGCAAGGCTGACCAGCCTCAACTTACGAGAATTTACGGTATGGCTTTCTGGTCCGACAAGGAGTTAAAACAGAGGCTTATGTTTTATGAAGAAGCTAAGAAGAGAGACCACAGGAGGCTTGGCAAAGAGCTTGAGTTTTTCATGATAGATGAGAACGTGGGGGCTGGTTTAGTCCTGTGGCTTCCGCGAGGAGCCGTTTACAGGAGAGTTCTTGAAGACTACTGGAAGGAAGAACACCTGAAGAGGGGCTACCAGTTTGTTTACACACCACACGTCGGTAAATCCAAGCTCTGGGAGATAAGTGGACATCTTGAGTGTTACAGACCAAACATGTTCCCCCCTATGGAGATGGAAGGAGAAGAGTACTACGTAAAGCCTATGAACTGTCCCTTCCATATAGCCATATATAAGAGCAGGGTAAGAAGCTACAGAGAGCTTCCTATTAAGCTTGCAGAGCTGGGAACAGTTTACAGATATGAAATGTCCGGAGTACTTCATGGGCTTCTTAGGGTGAGAGGTTTTACCCAGGATGATGCTCATATCATCTGCACTCCGGAGCAGGTTGATGATGTGATTAGGGACACCCTTGACTTAGCCTTAACGGTTCTAAGAGATTTTGGTTTTGATGACTTTAAGATATACGTATCTACAAGACCGGAAGATGCAATAGGTTCAGACCAGCAGTGGGAGGTTTCCGAGAACGCCCTGAAGAAGGCTGTTGAGGACCTGGGTTACAGCTATGAGATAGATGAAGGTGGTGGAGCCTTCTACGGACCTAAAATTGACGTGAAGATAAGAGATGCTATAGGAAGGCTCTGGCAGTGCTCAACCATCCAGTTTGACTTTAACCTTCCGGAGCGTTTTGACATGACCTATGTAGGTGCGGACAATCAGAAACACAGACCCTACATGATACACAGAGCCTTGCTGGGTTCAATAGAGAGGTTCACCGGGATACTTCTTGAGCATTATGCAGGTTTATTGCCAGTATGGTTATCTCCAACCCAGGTCAGGATAGTTCCTATAGCCGACAGACACTTGGACTACGGAAATAAGGTTCTTTCAGCCCTTGAGGAGGCAGGTTTCAGAGCCGACATAGACGACAGGGACGAACGGATGAACGCCAAGATAAGGGAAGCAGAACTGATGAAGATACCGTACATACTCGTTATAGGGGACAGGGAAGCTGAGGCTGGAACCGTCTCGGTGAGAAGCAAGAAAGAAGGAAACTTAGGCTCAATGACGATAGAGGAGTTCTTGAAGTTTCTAAAAGAAAAGGTAGAGAGGAAAGAGTAGTTGAGTGGTTGCCCAACTACCTGGGTAGGTGATTACCTGTTAAAGCCTTTGTGTCCCGTAGCCAAGTTCGTTTTTGTAAACCTCTTTAAGGTCAGCGTTTACGGACGTGAGAACATACCTCCAAAGGGTCCTTATATAGTGGCTTCAAATCACAGGAGCCATTTAGACCCTCCGGTTCTAAATTCCGTGTTTCCAGAACCGCTCCTATTTCTGGCAAAAGAAGAACTCTTTAAGCCGCCTTTTGGCTGGCTCATAAGACACATGAGAACTGTTCCAGTAAAAAGGGGTAGTGGCGATGTAGACACACTGGAGATGAGCCTGGAATTTCTCCGCAAAGGATGCAAGCTTGCCATATTTCCTGAAGGGACAAGGGCAAAACCTGGAGAGTTCTTAAGACCTAAACCGGGGGTGGGGCTCCTCGCCGTAAAGAGCGGTGTTCCGGTTATTCCAGTTTTAGTGGAAGGAACAGACAGGGTGTTCCCAAGAGGCAGTAAATTCCCAAAACCCGGACATCCGATAAAGGTACGCATTGGAAAGCCTAAAGTATACACTGGCTATGAGGATAATCTAAAGGGCTACAGAAGAGCCGCCCTGGATATAATGGAGGATATTAGGAAGCTTCTTCCTCATCCTTCATGAGTTTATAAACTATGGCGTCCCTTAAGGCTATCCAGGAAGCTTCTATAACGTTCTCAGAAACCCCAACCGTCCCCCACTTTCTCTTGCTATCGCCCGACTCTATGAGAACCCTAACCTTTGCAGAAGTTCCGGCAGACTCATTTATTATCCTAACTTTGTAGTCTATAAGCTGCATCTCTCTGAGATTTGGGTAGAATTCTTCAAGAGCTTTTCTCAACGCTCTGTCAAGGGCACTTACCGGACCGTTTCCCAAAGCAGCCGTATGTTCATCAACACCTTCAACGGCAAGCCTCACAGTCGCTTCTGAGGTTGGCAGGCTATCGTTCCTCCTTTTGGCGATAAGAACCCTGTAAGCATCAAAGTCAAAGTAGTCCTTCACAAGTCCAAAATGCCTCTTACATAAGAGTTCTAAGGAAGCTTCGGCAGCTTCAAAGTGATACCCTTCATTTTCAAGCTCCTTAACCCTTTCAACAAGCCTAAGCAGTTCCGGAGAGTTCTCATCTACGTTGATACCGAACTCCCTGAGTTTATATATAAGGTTGCTCTTACCCGCCAGGTCCGAGACCGTTATCTTCCTTCTATTTCCAACGAGGGAAGGGTCTATATGTTCGTAGGTTAGCGCTTTCTTCATCACAGCCGAAGCATGAACACCACCCTTGTGAGCGAAGGCACTTTCTCCAACGTAGGGCATGTTTCTTGGTAGGGGCATGTTGGACAGCTCAGCCACAAACCTGGCTATTTCCGTTAGTCTTTTGAGGTTTTCTTCAGGTATGACTTTAA from Hydrogenivirga caldilitoris includes these protein-coding regions:
- the thrS gene encoding threonine--tRNA ligase, which translates into the protein MKVQEKVKVSIEGKEYEVEKGTPLGEVFSLAGIKDALGGKLGGRIMDLQTPIKDGGEITPIYKDDPESLEIMRHSLAHIMAQALKELYGVDRVHLGVGPTTEEGFYYDVEVEGHRITEEDLPKIEEKMKEIISRDYPILRKELQREEAIKLFEQLKEKYKIDIIQRIPPDDVISVYEQGDFIDLCRGPHLPSTGKAGAFKLTSISGAYWLGKADQPQLTRIYGMAFWSDKELKQRLMFYEEAKKRDHRRLGKELEFFMIDENVGAGLVLWLPRGAVYRRVLEDYWKEEHLKRGYQFVYTPHVGKSKLWEISGHLECYRPNMFPPMEMEGEEYYVKPMNCPFHIAIYKSRVRSYRELPIKLAELGTVYRYEMSGVLHGLLRVRGFTQDDAHIICTPEQVDDVIRDTLDLALTVLRDFGFDDFKIYVSTRPEDAIGSDQQWEVSENALKKAVEDLGYSYEIDEGGGAFYGPKIDVKIRDAIGRLWQCSTIQFDFNLPERFDMTYVGADNQKHRPYMIHRALLGSIERFTGILLEHYAGLLPVWLSPTQVRIVPIADRHLDYGNKVLSALEEAGFRADIDDRDERMNAKIREAELMKIPYILVIGDREAEAGTVSVRSKKEGNLGSMTIEEFLKFLKEKVERKE
- a CDS encoding lysophospholipid acyltransferase family protein, yielding MSGCPTTWVGDYLLKPLCPVAKFVFVNLFKVSVYGRENIPPKGPYIVASNHRSHLDPPVLNSVFPEPLLFLAKEELFKPPFGWLIRHMRTVPVKRGSGDVDTLEMSLEFLRKGCKLAIFPEGTRAKPGEFLRPKPGVGLLAVKSGVPVIPVLVEGTDRVFPRGSKFPKPGHPIKVRIGKPKVYTGYEDNLKGYRRAALDIMEDIRKLLPHPS
- the cimA gene encoding citramalate synthase translates to MEKVYIYDTTLRDGSQAEGVNFSLEDKLRIAQKLDEFGIDYIEGGWPYANPKDNLFFQKIKGMNLSHAKPVTFGSTRKPGKSVKEDKQIEALIKAGTPVVTIFGKSWDMHVTEALKTTLDENLDMVYESVEFLKKHVEEVIFDAEHFFDGFKANPEYALAVLEAAVRGGADWIVLCDTNGGKLPHEVYDITKHVTERFPQVKVGIHAHNDSETAVANSIMAVLAGARQVHGTINGIGERTGNANLCSIIPNLQLKLGFKVIPEENLKRLTEIARFVAELSNMPLPRNMPYVGESAFAHKGGVHASAVMKKALTYEHIDPSLVGNRRKITVSDLAGKSNLIYKLREFGINVDENSPELLRLVERVKELENEGYHFEAAEASLELLCKRHFGLVKDYFDFDAYRVLIAKRRNDSLPTSEATVRLAVEGVDEHTAALGNGPVSALDRALRKALEEFYPNLREMQLIDYKVRIINESAGTSAKVRVLIESGDSKRKWGTVGVSENVIEASWIALRDAIVYKLMKDEEEAS